Proteins found in one Deinococcus sp. YIM 134068 genomic segment:
- a CDS encoding sensor domain-containing diguanylate cyclase, with product MPAPAPSPDAERFAALRRSLIPDALPEEAFDRLATLTAQVLGVPSAHVTLTDGARRFRGASHGTQGVACGESLCAHPAPPDEVFVIEDLRADPRFAAHPEVGAGLRMYAGAPLVTPDGQTLGALCVFDTRVRGLDGRERELLRSLARLVADELDLRLTTLELARARDHATTLHDLAELMHAAQHDGLDPAQTAERALTLLHARMRLEWSGLVRLTPDGPDVLHDHTTTRGETFRAVARQQVSLKGSRVWDALTRHEHVFLDDYSVEGSAYPHLIAAGLRSAAWLYLRGGSDGSPYVLALARLDEPAVWTPDERTLLEAAARSVSVALDRAAHVRSLERAALTDPLTGLGNRRALDEALDEAGHQHAEAGEGYVLAVVDLDGMKRVNDERGHASGDDLLRAFADALRTHGVRAYRPGGDEYTLLHVAPPDRRAARQALVALVAGAERRVRDLGYPASASVGVAAVPDDAPDATTALRTADSRMYAQKRAHLPAREGREE from the coding sequence ATGCCCGCCCCCGCCCCGTCCCCGGATGCCGAACGGTTCGCCGCCCTGCGCCGCTCCTTGATCCCGGACGCGCTCCCGGAGGAGGCCTTCGACCGCCTCGCCACCCTCACCGCGCAGGTGCTCGGGGTGCCCAGCGCCCACGTGACCCTGACGGACGGGGCGCGGCGTTTCCGGGGAGCCAGCCACGGCACACAGGGGGTGGCGTGCGGGGAGAGCCTGTGCGCGCACCCGGCCCCCCCGGACGAGGTGTTCGTGATCGAGGACCTCCGGGCCGACCCACGCTTCGCCGCTCACCCGGAGGTCGGCGCGGGGTTGCGGATGTACGCGGGGGCACCGCTCGTCACGCCGGACGGGCAGACGCTGGGTGCCCTGTGCGTCTTCGACACGCGGGTGCGGGGCCTCGACGGGCGGGAGCGTGAGCTGCTGCGCTCGCTCGCCCGGCTCGTGGCGGACGAACTCGACCTGCGCCTCACGACCCTCGAACTCGCCCGCGCCCGCGACCACGCGACCACCCTGCACGACCTCGCGGAGCTGATGCACGCGGCGCAGCACGACGGCCTCGACCCGGCGCAGACGGCGGAGCGTGCCCTGACGCTGCTCCACGCCCGGATGCGGCTGGAGTGGTCCGGGCTGGTGCGCCTCACCCCGGACGGCCCCGACGTGCTGCACGACCACACCACCACGCGCGGCGAGACGTTCCGGGCGGTGGCCCGCCAGCAGGTGTCCCTGAAGGGCAGCCGGGTGTGGGACGCCCTGACGCGGCACGAGCACGTCTTTCTGGACGACTACTCGGTGGAGGGGAGCGCCTACCCGCACCTGATCGCGGCGGGGCTGCGGAGCGCGGCGTGGCTGTACCTGCGGGGCGGGTCGGATGGCTCGCCCTACGTGCTGGCCCTCGCCCGCCTCGACGAACCCGCCGTCTGGACGCCCGACGAGCGCACGCTGCTGGAGGCGGCGGCCCGGAGCGTGAGCGTGGCGCTGGACCGCGCCGCCCACGTCCGCTCGCTGGAACGCGCGGCCCTCACCGACCCGCTGACCGGCCTGGGCAACCGCCGCGCCCTCGACGAGGCGCTGGACGAGGCGGGGCACCAGCACGCGGAGGCGGGGGAGGGCTACGTCCTCGCCGTGGTGGACCTCGACGGCATGAAGCGCGTGAACGACGAGCGCGGCCACGCGAGCGGCGACGACCTGCTGCGCGCCTTCGCCGACGCGCTCCGGACCCACGGCGTGCGCGCCTACCGCCCCGGCGGGGACGAGTACACCCTGCTCCATGTCGCTCCCCCTGACCGCCGGGCCGCCCGTCAGGCCCTCGTCGCGCTGGTGGCCGGGGCGGAGCGGCGGGTCCGGGACCTCGGCTACCCCGCCAGCGCCTCGGTCGGTGTGGCCGCCGTTCCCGACGACGCCCCCGACGCCACCACCGCCCTGCGGACCGCCGACAGCCGCATGTACGCCCAGAAACGCGCCCACCTGCCCGCCCGTGAGGGGAGAGAGGAGTAG
- the plsY gene encoding glycerol-3-phosphate 1-O-acyltransferase PlsY, whose protein sequence is MILTVPLALVLSYLLGSLPAAAWVARARGVDIRRVGSGNSGATNVLRSLGAAPALAVALFDVLKGAAAVWLGRALGLDPLPAVLCGVAAVLGHNFSPFLGWRGGKGVATSFGAITAAAPVLGVGMLVIGVATVALTRFVSAGSILGAVAAVLLALVTAQPVWLTGIVTGLAALLIWQHRDNMRRLQAGNERRLGEPK, encoded by the coding sequence GTGATCCTCACTGTCCCGCTGGCGCTGGTCCTGTCCTACCTGCTCGGCTCGCTGCCCGCCGCCGCGTGGGTGGCGCGGGCGCGCGGGGTGGACATCCGGCGGGTCGGCAGCGGCAACAGCGGCGCGACCAACGTCCTGCGCTCGCTCGGGGCCGCTCCCGCGCTCGCGGTCGCCCTCTTCGACGTGCTCAAGGGGGCCGCCGCCGTATGGCTGGGCCGCGCCCTCGGCCTCGACCCCCTCCCGGCGGTGCTGTGCGGAGTCGCCGCCGTCCTCGGCCACAACTTCAGCCCCTTTCTCGGCTGGCGCGGCGGCAAGGGCGTCGCCACCAGCTTCGGGGCGATTACCGCCGCCGCCCCCGTCCTCGGCGTGGGAATGCTCGTCATCGGCGTGGCGACCGTGGCCCTCACCCGCTTCGTCTCCGCCGGAAGCATCCTCGGGGCCGTGGCCGCCGTCCTCCTCGCCCTCGTCACTGCCCAGCCCGTGTGGCTCACCGGGATCGTCACCGGCCTCGCCGCGCTGCTGATCTGGCAGCACCGGGACAACATGCGCCGCCTCCAGGCGGGCAACGAACGGCGGCTGGGCGAGCCGAAGTAG
- a CDS encoding HEAT repeat domain-containing protein, whose amino-acid sequence MLDEKTKARIIEHLSFEPQLEPDMEPWQNDVENDIEWLAFDFINTLDSPEVYSFLQHLVFKGGGNGGSNPLLRSRAFRAILNLKDRDPIIFLEELLLQPESGWRWAACRNLAEHPGSHAILLLAHTLVHDKDADVRFIAAESLGIVGDESGLPALQHAEQHDSGCDYEGFPIAEAARAAIRAIEERTQRPP is encoded by the coding sequence ATGCTTGACGAGAAGACCAAAGCCAGAATCATTGAGCATTTGAGCTTCGAGCCTCAACTAGAGCCAGACATGGAGCCGTGGCAGAACGATGTAGAAAATGATATCGAGTGGCTAGCCTTTGACTTTATCAACACACTTGACAGTCCAGAAGTCTACTCATTCCTTCAACATCTTGTGTTCAAAGGTGGAGGTAATGGAGGCTCTAATCCACTTTTGCGCTCACGAGCCTTCCGCGCCATCTTGAATCTCAAGGACCGCGACCCGATCATCTTTCTAGAAGAGCTGCTTTTGCAGCCTGAATCCGGCTGGCGATGGGCTGCTTGCCGTAATCTAGCCGAGCATCCTGGTTCCCACGCTATTCTACTCCTCGCTCATACCCTCGTTCATGACAAAGACGCCGACGTGAGGTTTATTGCTGCTGAAAGTCTGGGAATCGTCGGGGATGAAAGCGGCCTGCCCGCACTCCAGCACGCTGAGCAACATGACTCCGGCTGCGACTACGAGGGCTTTCCTATAGCTGAGGCCGCACGCGCGGCCATCCGAGCCATAGAAGAGCGGACCCAACGACCTCCCTAG
- a CDS encoding aspartate-semialdehyde dehydrogenase, with the protein MRVAIVGATGAVGHELLRVLESSTLKMDELQLYASPRSAGTKLPFGGGELTVRATPEGAIDADVILASAGGSISKALAPAWVAGGAVVIDNSSAFRLDPDVPLVVPEVNGEAALGHRGIIANPNCTTAIAVVAVAPLHRAFGVRRMIVSTYQATSGAGQKGMDELLAQTHRVLHGQEASADVFAHPIPFNVIPHIDAFGDNGFTKEEMKVVWETRKIIGDDSLRISCTAVRIPTLRTHSEAITLELERPATPEQAREVLRAAAGVEVRDDPASKLYPMPLTASGKYDVEVGRIRSSLVFDGGLDLFVAGDQLLKGAALNAVQIAEYLQEQGALRGRVAG; encoded by the coding sequence ATGCGCGTAGCGATTGTAGGGGCGACGGGGGCGGTCGGGCACGAACTCCTGCGGGTGCTGGAGAGCAGCACCTTGAAGATGGACGAGCTGCAACTCTACGCCAGCCCGCGCTCGGCGGGGACGAAACTGCCCTTTGGCGGCGGTGAACTGACGGTGCGCGCCACGCCCGAGGGGGCCATCGACGCCGACGTGATTCTGGCCTCGGCGGGCGGGTCCATCAGCAAGGCCCTCGCCCCGGCGTGGGTGGCGGGCGGCGCGGTGGTGATCGACAACTCCAGCGCCTTCCGCCTCGACCCGGACGTGCCCCTCGTCGTGCCCGAGGTGAACGGGGAGGCGGCGCTGGGGCACAGGGGCATCATCGCCAACCCGAACTGCACAACCGCAATCGCCGTCGTCGCGGTCGCCCCGCTGCACCGGGCCTTCGGGGTGAGGCGGATGATCGTCTCCACCTACCAGGCGACGAGCGGCGCGGGCCAGAAGGGCATGGACGAACTCCTCGCGCAGACGCACCGGGTCCTGCACGGGCAGGAGGCGAGCGCCGACGTATTCGCGCACCCCATCCCCTTCAACGTCATCCCGCACATCGACGCCTTCGGGGACAACGGCTTTACGAAGGAGGAGATGAAGGTCGTCTGGGAGACGCGCAAGATCATCGGCGACGACTCGTTGAGGATCAGTTGCACGGCGGTCCGCATCCCCACCCTGCGGACGCACAGCGAGGCGATCACGCTGGAGCTGGAACGCCCCGCCACGCCCGAGCAGGCGCGCGAGGTGCTGCGGGCGGCGGCGGGCGTGGAGGTCCGCGACGACCCGGCTTCCAAGCTCTACCCCATGCCCCTCACGGCCAGCGGCAAGTACGACGTGGAGGTGGGGCGCATCCGCTCCTCGCTCGTGTTCGACGGCGGGCTGGACCTCTTCGTGGCGGGCGACCAGCTTCTCAAGGGCGCGGCCCTGAACGCCGTGCAGATCGCGGAGTATTTGCAGGAGCAGGGGGCGCTGAGGGGGCGGGTGGCGGGGTAG
- a CDS encoding rhomboid family intramembrane serine protease, giving the protein MRPPPPGPVRLRRRPQPVLAALLTALLVGGVWVQETLDQFVFGGALDQYGILPRDLSSVENILTAPFLHGGFGHLLANTAPLAVLAFMSAVRSVWRFLVATLLIVVVGGGLVWLFGRGGSLHLGASELVFGYLAYLIGVGWWERTPAAVVIALVAVFLYGGAIWGVLPTNPLISWEAHLFGFVAGLLAAALLHRKRPARVSQEGTYSQR; this is encoded by the coding sequence GTGCGCCCTCCTCCCCCCGGCCCGGTTCGCCTCCGCCGTCGGCCCCAGCCCGTTCTCGCCGCGCTGCTGACGGCGCTGCTCGTGGGCGGGGTGTGGGTGCAGGAGACCCTCGACCAGTTCGTGTTCGGTGGGGCGCTCGATCAGTACGGCATCCTTCCGCGTGACCTGTCCAGCGTGGAGAACATTCTGACCGCGCCCTTCCTGCACGGCGGCTTCGGGCACCTGCTGGCGAACACCGCGCCGCTGGCGGTCCTCGCCTTCATGAGCGCGGTGCGGAGCGTGTGGCGTTTTCTGGTGGCGACCCTCCTGATCGTGGTCGTCGGCGGGGGACTGGTGTGGCTGTTCGGGCGCGGGGGCAGCCTGCATCTCGGGGCCTCGGAACTCGTGTTCGGCTACCTCGCCTACCTCATCGGGGTGGGATGGTGGGAGCGGACACCCGCCGCCGTCGTCATCGCCCTCGTCGCCGTGTTCCTGTACGGCGGGGCGATCTGGGGCGTGCTGCCGACGAACCCCCTGATCTCGTGGGAGGCGCACCTGTTCGGCTTCGTGGCGGGACTCCTGGCGGCGGCGCTGCTCCACCGGAAGCGACCGGCGCGGGTGAGTCAGGAGGGGACGTATTCCCAACGCTGA
- a CDS encoding VOC family protein, with amino-acid sequence MTARLDHLVVAARTLGEGRAWLEGRLNVPTQPGGEHERFGTHNVLLSLGPMAYLEVIAVNPQAPAPTRPRWFGLDTPEVRERLEDGPLLLHWVARVDGLEGLNLAPFGEALDLSRGENHWTLTVPETGSLPGGGVRPSLIVWHTPPPPTRLPDAGVRLLTLRLGTPDPDGLRDTLNALDLVGDVEVYEAPQPELQAMLETPEGPMTL; translated from the coding sequence ATGACTGCTCGCCTCGATCATCTCGTCGTCGCCGCGCGCACATTGGGGGAGGGCCGCGCGTGGCTCGAAGGCCGCCTGAATGTGCCCACTCAGCCCGGTGGTGAGCATGAGCGGTTCGGCACCCACAACGTCCTGCTGTCGCTCGGCCCTATGGCCTACCTGGAGGTCATCGCCGTCAACCCGCAGGCCCCCGCGCCGACGCGCCCGCGCTGGTTCGGCCTCGATACGCCGGAGGTGCGTGAGCGGCTGGAGGACGGTCCCCTCCTCCTCCACTGGGTCGCGCGGGTGGACGGGCTGGAGGGGCTGAACCTCGCCCCCTTCGGTGAGGCGCTGGACCTCTCACGCGGCGAGAACCACTGGACCCTGACGGTGCCAGAAACCGGTTCTCTCCCCGGCGGTGGCGTGCGCCCCAGCCTGATCGTGTGGCACACGCCGCCCCCGCCAACCCGCCTGCCCGACGCGGGGGTGCGCCTCCTGACCCTGCGCCTCGGCACGCCCGATCCGGACGGCCTGCGCGACACGTTGAATGCGCTGGACCTCGTGGGGGACGTGGAGGTCTACGAGGCCCCGCAGCCCGAGCTTCAGGCCATGCTGGAGACGCCGGAGGGGCCGATGACGCTGTGA
- a CDS encoding NAD(P)/FAD-dependent oxidoreductase, whose amino-acid sequence MLDVLVVGGGLAGLTAARVLTQAGQRVRVVEAADHVGGRVHSRVVDGFTLEAGYQVLFPSYPAVKRHLDLAALDLVPIPPAAVVRRGARADVLGDPIRDPGGLPSTLTTRVLPLGDKLRVVRLASRLRVPPPHTLLNGPDETTESYLRRQGFSEAALDRFFRPFFGGIFLRRDLQTSARLFRYYFRMLMEGGAALPRSGIGALPAQLARDVDVTTGVRVTRLVPQEGGHLVAITSAGEIDARQAIVATDPDAAQALTGERLTRGSLGSTYLYYASATVLDTQPRLLLNAEGGLINNAQWLSNAIPERAPEGQHLLAVSVLGLPELDDDALDARVRGELGRWYGEGVRHLHTLHVERIRHAQYPQPPGYAATLAGHATRLPGVYLASEVTSASSIQGAMESGERAAAIVLGDLAGMSRPRGA is encoded by the coding sequence ATGCTGGACGTTCTGGTGGTGGGTGGCGGGCTGGCGGGTCTGACGGCGGCGCGGGTGCTGACGCAGGCCGGGCAGCGGGTGCGCGTGGTGGAGGCGGCGGACCATGTGGGCGGGCGCGTGCATTCGCGGGTCGTGGACGGCTTCACGCTGGAGGCGGGGTATCAGGTGCTCTTCCCCTCCTACCCGGCGGTGAAGCGGCATCTCGACCTCGCGGCGCTCGACCTCGTGCCCATTCCACCCGCCGCCGTGGTGCGCCGGGGCGCGCGGGCCGACGTGCTGGGCGACCCCATCCGCGACCCCGGCGGGCTGCCGAGCACCCTGACCACCCGTGTGCTGCCCCTCGGAGACAAGCTGCGCGTCGTGCGCCTCGCCTCCCGCCTGCGCGTGCCCCCGCCCCACACGCTCCTGAACGGCCCGGACGAGACCACCGAGAGCTACCTGCGGCGGCAGGGCTTCAGCGAGGCGGCGCTGGACCGCTTCTTCCGGCCCTTCTTCGGGGGCATCTTCCTGCGGCGCGACCTCCAGACGAGCGCGCGGCTGTTTCGCTACTACTTCCGCATGCTCATGGAAGGCGGCGCGGCCCTGCCCCGGTCGGGTATCGGTGCCCTGCCCGCCCAACTCGCGCGGGACGTGGACGTGACGACGGGCGTGCGCGTCACCCGGCTCGTGCCGCAGGAGGGGGGCCACCTCGTCGCCATCACCTCCGCCGGGGAGATCGACGCCCGGCAGGCCATCGTCGCCACCGACCCGGACGCGGCGCAGGCCCTCACGGGGGAGAGATTGACGCGCGGCAGCCTGGGCAGCACGTACCTCTATTACGCCTCGGCCACCGTGCTGGACACCCAGCCCCGCCTCCTGCTGAATGCTGAGGGCGGCCTGATCAACAACGCGCAGTGGCTCAGCAACGCCATCCCCGAGCGGGCACCCGAGGGTCAACATCTCCTCGCCGTGTCCGTCCTCGGCCTGCCTGAGCTGGACGACGACGCGCTCGACGCCCGCGTGCGCGGTGAGCTGGGGCGCTGGTACGGCGAGGGCGTCCGGCACCTCCACACCCTGCACGTCGAGCGCATCCGGCACGCGCAGTACCCGCAGCCGCCCGGTTACGCCGCCACTCTCGCCGGGCACGCCACCCGCCTCCCCGGTGTGTATCTCGCCTCCGAGGTCACGTCCGCGAGCAGCATCCAGGGCGCGATGGAGAGCGGGGAGCGGGCCGCCGCCATCGTGCTGGGGGACCTCGCGGGCATGAGCCGTCCGCGCGGGGCGTGA